In Flammeovirgaceae bacterium, the sequence TAAAATATGTTTCTTTTCCTGTGCTGCCTTCGGCTGATGACACCCTGGCTATTAAAGAAGAAATTACCCGCCTGGCTGCCGAACTGAAGACTGCCGACAATGATTCGGTTTTTGCTACATTAAATACCGATGGCAGCAACGCCTACGCAAAATACACCCCGGCAAACCTGCCCGACTTTGTAACTACCGCTGACTTGGTGCCCGGTAATGTAGTTGGGCCATTTATTGATGATTCCTCCTACAAAGTTTTTAAAGTATCCAAAACGGGTACCGACACCACCTATAGCGCACGTGCCAGCCACATTCTCATCCGGTGGGAAAACGATACGGATGCCGCAAAAAAAGAAGCTAAGGAAAAAGCAAGAACCATTCTTAAAGACATTAAAGCCGGTGCCAGCTTTGCCGAAAAAGCCCGCGAATTCGGAACAGACGGCACAGCAACGCAAGGTGGTGACCTGGGTTGGTTTACCAGCGGCCAAATGGTAAAACCCTTTCAGGATGCCGTTTTCGGTGCTACCAAAAAAGGTGCGCTTAACGATGTGGTCGAAACGGAATTCGGCTACCACATTATTGATGTTACCGAAGTAAAAGATAACCGCTACTACACACTGGCCATAATCGAACGCGAAATTACACCCGGTGATGCCTCTATTAACGAAACCCTGCGAAAGGCTGAAATGTTTGCCGCAGACCTGGAGGGTGTTGACAATTTTACCGAACGGGCCGCTAAAGAAGGATATACAGTACAGGAAGCCACTAACATTGGTGCTGCCGAAAGGCGGGTGGGTACCCTGGGCGATGCCCGCCAGATTGTTACCTGGTTATTCCGCGATGCAAAAACAGGCAAAGTATCCGATGCCTTTGACCTGCAGGACAAGTATGCCGTAGTGGTGATGACCGGTGAAATTGAAAAAGGAATTAAACCTTTCAGTCTGGTAAAAAATGAAATCAAACCGGCCGTGCTCAACGAACTAAAAGGAAAGAAAATAACTGAGAAACTGAACAGTCTGAATGGCAGCCTTGATGAAATAGCCACCAATTACGGACGCGATGCCGCAGTGTATTCCAACAGCAGTTTAAAACTCAATACCAATACAATGACTTCTGTTGGGTTTGACCCGGCTGCCGTTGGTGTTGCCTTTTCACTGGAAGGTGGCCAGCGCTCCAAACCCTTTGCCGGTGAAAGCGGTGTGATTATTATTGAAATGCAAAACAAAACCATCGCGCCCTCCATTGGCGACTACACCATGTTTAAAAACCAACTGGAGCAAACGGCCAACCGAACCAATAGTTTTAATATAGCGGAGGCCATCAAGGAAGCTGCCAACATTGAGGATAAGCGATACAAGTTTTATTAATTGAAATTATCAGGCCCCGAAAGGGGCCTGCGTTTTTTATGGACCAGGAGGCCATCCAATCATTCCGGCTTAAACTCGA encodes:
- a CDS encoding peptidylprolyl isomerase, which codes for MAFIGKLRDKMGTWVVVFVFVAISAFILGDLLGNNSVLFDRNDVGEIAGHTVSLEEFQQAVREREASYILNFNRQPGDREMITLRQQAWEMLILRYAIQKEYAKVGVVVSDDEVVDMITGKNVDESIKQSFINQQTGQFDRAQLGAYISQLKAMPEGSEARVRWEIFERELRPARERLKYENLLIKSAYVTAAQAEFDYHMQNDVAEVKYLFVPYYSVSDTTITITDDDLKAYYNKNKEKYKAEHTRDLKYVSFPVLPSADDTLAIKEEITRLAAELKTADNDSVFATLNTDGSNAYAKYTPANLPDFVTTADLVPGNVVGPFIDDSSYKVFKVSKTGTDTTYSARASHILIRWENDTDAAKKEAKEKARTILKDIKAGASFAEKAREFGTDGTATQGGDLGWFTSGQMVKPFQDAVFGATKKGALNDVVETEFGYHIIDVTEVKDNRYYTLAIIEREITPGDASINETLRKAEMFAADLEGVDNFTERAAKEGYTVQEATNIGAAERRVGTLGDARQIVTWLFRDAKTGKVSDAFDLQDKYAVVVMTGEIEKGIKPFSLVKNEIKPAVLNELKGKKITEKLNSLNGSLDEIATNYGRDAAVYSNSSLKLNTNTMTSVGFDPAAVGVAFSLEGGQRSKPFAGESGVIIIEMQNKTIAPSIGDYTMFKNQLEQTANRTNSFNIAEAIKEAANIEDKRYKFY